A part of Doryrhamphus excisus isolate RoL2022-K1 chromosome 8, RoL_Dexc_1.0, whole genome shotgun sequence genomic DNA contains:
- the arhgap32a gene encoding rho GTPase-activating protein 32 isoform X2, producing MLATYLTRFSAIADNKINCGPVLTWMEIDNKGNHLLVSEEASINVPAIAAAHVTKRYTAQATDELTFEVGDIVSVIDMPPKEDTGWWRGKHGFQVGFFPCDCVELINDKIPPSVQSSVSKPVCKKHGKLVTFLRSFMKSRPPPQKLRQRGILRERVFGCDLGEHLHNSEHEVPQVVQSCAEFIEKRGVVDGIYRLSGISSNIQKLRHEFDSEQIPDLSRDVFRQDIHSVGSLCKLYFRELPNPLLTYQLYDKFSEAVSAATDEERLVKIHNVIQQLPPPHYRTLEYLMRHLSRLATFSSVTNMHTKNLAIVWAPNLLRSKQIESACFSGTAAFMEVRIQSVVVEFILNNTEALFSSKLNAIIRESTGNSTLSRPKSLLVCSPSTKLLSLEEAQARSQAQLSSPTTTPCLSHSDYIEVGEGPGALLGKFHTVIELPLESAKRAPSKAKRSPVGNWLSFFHLGKSNSVSKRKLKRHPSEPNEIKSIALPGGRGDSGTLRSAKSEESLTSLHALEGEPPNYQHLGPRSAGEAVSASTREDLIRSQRQLPFSQHVADGIPTSVSPPNQEEDIDLYPPAAGISTLDFDPMSFKFSLASPTPQPQRNKEGQKLRKSAGYSSESDAITSPNNISSPLSPEFSPTLRKVGVSDGPMADGHDSRAPHRHCSAASQASAPTESTQNLPDPGTDRLMSSVSILPPHPSPTSAARKLALALAESAHKASRGSQRSRSHRAHPLQRQEAQDRPPRPSALELNVYPQKWMLEENPNPVQFLPAHVYSQPMPLVEGPDSSSNFTPNVSPLGSGSLDEGSAGRRGSRPGDVTPEEPTYHSVGVSTPTEPLCSIHSPLTSPIYANADTIDVFNFRAILAETSMPASIDEVLPRPFQSASPLRYNYRAQVQHDDVYHNLNRQHPQPGRILQYPRAMALPHHLMYRQSSENRYSSSGLRHPLSPQYRRYQRGEHLLGARQRQQSPWQRSDDGLALHPAIRRARSFHAPQISRHDFPTSDLTPTDTMFHSGQGVPYQRLLQFEDVQVLHNNPYSDLRYPADPFQRNSQPCRARSTKERTSSDFYHYSPRLGHPQDKAVYMDSERFSCQKHENESGRKNLCSPQSPYNSPVSPTDSMGREIKHIRSKSDPGNGMLSSDRRENQAAAKSISQGSHLTEHEIARQSAKPGPARRVVKDGTVQQAPLRKIPSFPERSHANPTKRGDSGPKRGHKADRVEMPGGGGGYRASMRGDLLRRPERSQSTRESRHHYAKSPPDAEHAGSFSTQLNRRTQSTKARPTQYDHMPGGHYAAPRPKPTRASKAGSGFWPGQDGVASHGHGLLSKALAQEAFYHSPVRTQAGVHE from the exons ATGTTGGCCACCTACCTGACCCGCTTCTCTGCCATCGCTGACAACAAGATCAACTGCGGTCCAGTTTTAACATGGATGGAG ATCGACAACAAGGGAAACCATCTTCTGGTATCTGAGGAGGCTTCCATCAACGTCCCTGCGATCGCTGCCGCCCATGTGACTAAACGCTACACAGCTCAGGCCACCGACGAGTTGACCTTTGAG GTGGGGGACATTGTGTCTGTCATCGATATGCCTCCCAAAGAGGACACTGGCTGGTGGAGAGGCAAACACGGCTTTCAG GTTGGTTTCTTCCCATGTGACTGTGTCGAGCTGATAAACGACAAGATCCCTCCCAGCGTTCAGAGCTCGGTGTCTAAGCCAG TGTGTAAGAAGCACGGCAAGCTGGTTACCTTCCTGAGGTCCTTCATGAAGTCCAGACCGCCACCACAGAAGCTACGCCAGCGTGGGATCCTCAGGGAGCGTGTGTTCGGCTGCGATCTGGGTGAACACCTCCACAACTCGGAACATGAAG TACCCCAAGTCGTTCAGAGCTGTGCTGAGTTCATCGAAAAACGTGGCGTTGTGGATGGAATCTACAGGCTGTCAGGGATCTCGTCCAACATCCAGAAACTCAG ACACGAGTTTGACTCGGAGCAGATTCCCGACCTAAGCCGAGACGTCTTTAGACAGGACATCCATTCTGTGGGCTCCCTTTGTAAGCTGTACTTCCGAGAGCTGCCCAACCCCCTGCTCACCTACCAGCTGTACGACAAATTCTCA GAGGCTGTGTCTGCTGCCACGGATGAAGAGAGGCTGGTTAAAATCCACAACGTCATCCAGCAGCTGCCTCCTCCACATTATAG GACGCTGGAGTACCTCATGAGACACCTATCCCGCCTGGCCACATTTAGCTCGGTCACCAACATGCACACGAAAAATCTGGCCATCGTCTGGGCACCAAATCTGCTCAG GTCCAAACAAATCGAATCGGCATGTTTCAGTGGAACGGCGGCCTTCATGGAGGTGCGCATCCAGTCTGTCGTGGTCGAGTTCATCCTCAACAACACAGAGGCTCTCTTCAGCTCCAAACTCAACGCCATCATACGGGAAAGCACTG GTAACAGCACCTTATCCAGACCCAAGTCTCTGCTGGTCTGCTCCCCATCCACAAAGTTACTGTCCCTGGAGGAGGCCCAAGCACGCAGCCAGGCCCAGCTGAGCtcacccaccaccaccccctgCCTCAGCCACAGCGACTACATCGAGGTGGGGGAGGGACCCGGAGCACTGCTGGGCAAGTTCCATACAGTCATTGAGCTCCCACTGGagag TGCCAAACGGGCTCCCTCCAAGGCCAAGAGGTCTCCTGTGGGGAACTGGCTTTCCTTCTTCCACTTGGGCAAGTCCAACTCTGTGTCCAAGCGTAAGCTGAAGCGACATCCCAGTGAGCCCAACGAGATCAAGAGCATCGCGCTGCCAG GTGGCAGAGGTGACAGCGGTACATTGCGCTCTGCTAAGAGTGAAGAATCTCTCACCTCCTTGCACGCCCTGGAAG GAGAACCTCCAAACTACCAGCACCTCGGCCCTCGTTCCGCTGGTGAGGCCGTGTCTGCATCGACTCGAGAAGACTTGATCAGGAGCCAAAGACAACTTCCCTTCAGTCAGCACGTTGCAGACGGTATCCCCACTTCGGTTTCACCCCCAAACCAAGAGGAGGACATTGACCTCTATCCTCCAGCTGCTGGCATCTCCACCCTGGACTTTGACCCCATGTCCTTCAAGTTCAGCCTGGCCTCCCCGACTCCTCAACCGCAACGCAACAAGGAAGGACAGAAATTGAGGAAGAGCGCCGGGTACTCCAGTGAATCGGATGCTATCACCTCTCCAAACAACATCAGCAGCCCTCTCTCTCCAGAGTTTAGCCCCACTCTTAGAAAAG TAGGGGTGTCTGATGGGCCTATGGCGGATGGGCACGATTCCAGAGCTCCACACCGACATTGCAGCGCAGCGAGCCAAGCATCAGCACCAACGGAGTCCACACAGAACTTGCCTGATCCAG GAACAGATAGACTTATGAGTTCAGTGTCTATTCTCCCTCCTCACCCTTCCCCGACGAGTGCTGCACGCAAGTTGGCTTTGGCTCTGGCCGAGTCGGCCCACAAGGCCAGCCGCGGCTCCCAGAGATCAAGAAGTCACCGGGCTCACCCTCTCCAAAGACAGGAAGCCCAGGACCGACCCCCCCGGCCCTCTGCCCTAGAGCTCAACGTCTACCCGCAGAAGTGGATGCTGGAGGAGAACCCGAATCCGGTCCAATTCCTGCCCGCTCACGTCTACTCGCAGCCGATGCCGCTTGTTGAAGGACCGGACAGCTCGTCTAACTTCACTCCTAATGTCAGCCCGCTCGGGTCAGGGAGCCTGGACGAGGGCAGTGCGGGCAGGAGGGGCTCCAGACCAGGGGACGTCACACCGGAGGAACCCACCTACCACAGTGTTGGCGTCTCAACGCCTACTGAGCCCCTCTGCTCCATCCACAGCCCCCTGACCTCCCCCATATATGCCAACGCGGACACCATTGATGTTTTCAATTTCCGCGCCATTCTGGCCGAGACCTCCATGCCTGCCTCTATCGATGAAGTCCTTCCACGTCCGTTCCAGTCTGCGTCACCCCTTCGTTACAACTACAGAGCCCAAGTCCAGCATGACGACGTCTATCACAACCTCAACCGTCAGCATCCTCAACCTGGAAGAATACTGCAGTATCCTCGAGCCATGGCTTTGCCCCATCACCTCATGTACAGGCAGTCCTCAGAGAACCGCTACAGCTCTTCGGGCTTAAGACACCCCTTGTCACCTCAGTACAGACGCTACCAGCGAGGTGAGCACCTTCTGGGTGCCAGACAGCGACAACAAAGCCCCTGGCAGAGGTCGGATGATGGACTCGCCCTGCACCCTGCCATCAGGAGGGCTCGCTCCTTCCACGCCCCGCAGATTAGTCGCCATGACTTCCCCACCAGTGACCTCACGCCTACTGACACCATGTTTCATTCTGGACAGGGCGTGCCCTATCAGAGGCTGCTTCAGTTCGAGGACGTGCAGGTCCTCCATAATAACCCATACTCGGACCTGCGTTATCCCGCGGATCCCTTCCAACGCAACAGTCAGCCTTGCAGGGCGCGTTCCACGAAGGAAAGAACGTCGTCCGACTTCTACCACTACTCTCCTCGCCTTGGCCACCCCCAAGACAAGGCGGTCTACATGGACTCAGAAAGATTTTCTTGTCAGAAGCACGAGAATGAAAGTGGGCGTAAAAACCTGTGCTCGCCACAATCTCCCTACAACAGCCCCGTCTCGCCGACTGACTCGATGGGACGGGAGATAAAGCACATCAGGAGTAAGTCGGATCCTGGAAACGGGATGCTCTCCTCAGACAGAAGGGAAAACCAAGCAGCTGCAAAATCCATATCGCAAGGGTCCCACCTGACGGAGCATGAAATCGCTCGACAGTCAGCAAAACCTGGCCCGGCCCGTCGCGTCGTCAAAGACGGCACCGTGCAGCAGGCGCCGCTTCGCAAAATCCCCTCATTTCCCGAGAGGAGCCACGCTAACCCGACCAAGCGGGGCGACAGTGGCCCGAAACGAGGCCACAAGGCAGACCGGGTAGAGATgcccggcggcggcggcggctacCGGGCATCGATGAGAGGTGACCTCCTCAGGAGGCCCGAGCGCTCGCAGAGCACCAGAGAGAGTCGCCACCATTATGCCAAATCGCCGCCGGATGCTGAGCACGCTGGATCCTTTTCCACTCAGCTCAACAGAAGGACTCAGAGCACTAAAGCCAGGCCCACACAATATGACCACATGCCGGGGGGGCACTACGCCGCTCCCAGGCCTAAACCCACAAGAGCCAGTAAAGCCGGGTCAGGATTTTGGCCGGGCCAGGACGGCGTGGCTTCCCACGGACACGGACTGCTGTCCAAGGCTCTGGCTCAGGAAGCTTTTTATCACTCTCCAGTCCGAACACAAGCTGGAGTCCACGAGTGA
- the arhgap32a gene encoding rho GTPase-activating protein 32 isoform X1: MEAGCVVAAVIENATSGPQGEAGHGHVLEGDVAPFSQLNKDDVVPQATSSSPADEWQPQDMRVRSDDVTERPAEHLLRSCPSTASMKVKNMKKLTFPRGHFPRLEECAHFHYETVDFGNVELAFAEGQSEGPKAGQDSKELLFLVQITCQARNWLVKRSYEDFRVLDKHLHLCIYDRRYSQLTELPKYEPVKDTAESVTKMLATYLTRFSAIADNKINCGPVLTWMEIDNKGNHLLVSEEASINVPAIAAAHVTKRYTAQATDELTFEVGDIVSVIDMPPKEDTGWWRGKHGFQVGFFPCDCVELINDKIPPSVQSSVSKPVCKKHGKLVTFLRSFMKSRPPPQKLRQRGILRERVFGCDLGEHLHNSEHEVPQVVQSCAEFIEKRGVVDGIYRLSGISSNIQKLRHEFDSEQIPDLSRDVFRQDIHSVGSLCKLYFRELPNPLLTYQLYDKFSEAVSAATDEERLVKIHNVIQQLPPPHYRTLEYLMRHLSRLATFSSVTNMHTKNLAIVWAPNLLRSKQIESACFSGTAAFMEVRIQSVVVEFILNNTEALFSSKLNAIIRESTGNSTLSRPKSLLVCSPSTKLLSLEEAQARSQAQLSSPTTTPCLSHSDYIEVGEGPGALLGKFHTVIELPLESAKRAPSKAKRSPVGNWLSFFHLGKSNSVSKRKLKRHPSEPNEIKSIALPGGRGDSGTLRSAKSEESLTSLHALEGEPPNYQHLGPRSAGEAVSASTREDLIRSQRQLPFSQHVADGIPTSVSPPNQEEDIDLYPPAAGISTLDFDPMSFKFSLASPTPQPQRNKEGQKLRKSAGYSSESDAITSPNNISSPLSPEFSPTLRKVGVSDGPMADGHDSRAPHRHCSAASQASAPTESTQNLPDPGTDRLMSSVSILPPHPSPTSAARKLALALAESAHKASRGSQRSRSHRAHPLQRQEAQDRPPRPSALELNVYPQKWMLEENPNPVQFLPAHVYSQPMPLVEGPDSSSNFTPNVSPLGSGSLDEGSAGRRGSRPGDVTPEEPTYHSVGVSTPTEPLCSIHSPLTSPIYANADTIDVFNFRAILAETSMPASIDEVLPRPFQSASPLRYNYRAQVQHDDVYHNLNRQHPQPGRILQYPRAMALPHHLMYRQSSENRYSSSGLRHPLSPQYRRYQRGEHLLGARQRQQSPWQRSDDGLALHPAIRRARSFHAPQISRHDFPTSDLTPTDTMFHSGQGVPYQRLLQFEDVQVLHNNPYSDLRYPADPFQRNSQPCRARSTKERTSSDFYHYSPRLGHPQDKAVYMDSERFSCQKHENESGRKNLCSPQSPYNSPVSPTDSMGREIKHIRSKSDPGNGMLSSDRRENQAAAKSISQGSHLTEHEIARQSAKPGPARRVVKDGTVQQAPLRKIPSFPERSHANPTKRGDSGPKRGHKADRVEMPGGGGGYRASMRGDLLRRPERSQSTRESRHHYAKSPPDAEHAGSFSTQLNRRTQSTKARPTQYDHMPGGHYAAPRPKPTRASKAGSGFWPGQDGVASHGHGLLSKALAQEAFYHSPVRTQAGVHE, encoded by the exons TTGGCCTTTGCAGAGGGGCAGAGCGAAGGACCAAAGGCGGGCCAAGACTCCAAAGAACTACTCTTTCTTGTCCAGATCACCTGCCAG GCTCGGAACTGGCTGGTGAAGAGATCCTACGAGGACTTCCGTGTGCTGGACAAACATCTCCACTTGTGCATCTATGACCGCCGCTACTCGCAACTGACCGAGCTGCCAAAATACGAGCCAGTGAAGGACACAGCTGAG TCAGTAACCAAGATGTTGGCCACCTACCTGACCCGCTTCTCTGCCATCGCTGACAACAAGATCAACTGCGGTCCAGTTTTAACATGGATGGAG ATCGACAACAAGGGAAACCATCTTCTGGTATCTGAGGAGGCTTCCATCAACGTCCCTGCGATCGCTGCCGCCCATGTGACTAAACGCTACACAGCTCAGGCCACCGACGAGTTGACCTTTGAG GTGGGGGACATTGTGTCTGTCATCGATATGCCTCCCAAAGAGGACACTGGCTGGTGGAGAGGCAAACACGGCTTTCAG GTTGGTTTCTTCCCATGTGACTGTGTCGAGCTGATAAACGACAAGATCCCTCCCAGCGTTCAGAGCTCGGTGTCTAAGCCAG TGTGTAAGAAGCACGGCAAGCTGGTTACCTTCCTGAGGTCCTTCATGAAGTCCAGACCGCCACCACAGAAGCTACGCCAGCGTGGGATCCTCAGGGAGCGTGTGTTCGGCTGCGATCTGGGTGAACACCTCCACAACTCGGAACATGAAG TACCCCAAGTCGTTCAGAGCTGTGCTGAGTTCATCGAAAAACGTGGCGTTGTGGATGGAATCTACAGGCTGTCAGGGATCTCGTCCAACATCCAGAAACTCAG ACACGAGTTTGACTCGGAGCAGATTCCCGACCTAAGCCGAGACGTCTTTAGACAGGACATCCATTCTGTGGGCTCCCTTTGTAAGCTGTACTTCCGAGAGCTGCCCAACCCCCTGCTCACCTACCAGCTGTACGACAAATTCTCA GAGGCTGTGTCTGCTGCCACGGATGAAGAGAGGCTGGTTAAAATCCACAACGTCATCCAGCAGCTGCCTCCTCCACATTATAG GACGCTGGAGTACCTCATGAGACACCTATCCCGCCTGGCCACATTTAGCTCGGTCACCAACATGCACACGAAAAATCTGGCCATCGTCTGGGCACCAAATCTGCTCAG GTCCAAACAAATCGAATCGGCATGTTTCAGTGGAACGGCGGCCTTCATGGAGGTGCGCATCCAGTCTGTCGTGGTCGAGTTCATCCTCAACAACACAGAGGCTCTCTTCAGCTCCAAACTCAACGCCATCATACGGGAAAGCACTG GTAACAGCACCTTATCCAGACCCAAGTCTCTGCTGGTCTGCTCCCCATCCACAAAGTTACTGTCCCTGGAGGAGGCCCAAGCACGCAGCCAGGCCCAGCTGAGCtcacccaccaccaccccctgCCTCAGCCACAGCGACTACATCGAGGTGGGGGAGGGACCCGGAGCACTGCTGGGCAAGTTCCATACAGTCATTGAGCTCCCACTGGagag TGCCAAACGGGCTCCCTCCAAGGCCAAGAGGTCTCCTGTGGGGAACTGGCTTTCCTTCTTCCACTTGGGCAAGTCCAACTCTGTGTCCAAGCGTAAGCTGAAGCGACATCCCAGTGAGCCCAACGAGATCAAGAGCATCGCGCTGCCAG GTGGCAGAGGTGACAGCGGTACATTGCGCTCTGCTAAGAGTGAAGAATCTCTCACCTCCTTGCACGCCCTGGAAG GAGAACCTCCAAACTACCAGCACCTCGGCCCTCGTTCCGCTGGTGAGGCCGTGTCTGCATCGACTCGAGAAGACTTGATCAGGAGCCAAAGACAACTTCCCTTCAGTCAGCACGTTGCAGACGGTATCCCCACTTCGGTTTCACCCCCAAACCAAGAGGAGGACATTGACCTCTATCCTCCAGCTGCTGGCATCTCCACCCTGGACTTTGACCCCATGTCCTTCAAGTTCAGCCTGGCCTCCCCGACTCCTCAACCGCAACGCAACAAGGAAGGACAGAAATTGAGGAAGAGCGCCGGGTACTCCAGTGAATCGGATGCTATCACCTCTCCAAACAACATCAGCAGCCCTCTCTCTCCAGAGTTTAGCCCCACTCTTAGAAAAG TAGGGGTGTCTGATGGGCCTATGGCGGATGGGCACGATTCCAGAGCTCCACACCGACATTGCAGCGCAGCGAGCCAAGCATCAGCACCAACGGAGTCCACACAGAACTTGCCTGATCCAG GAACAGATAGACTTATGAGTTCAGTGTCTATTCTCCCTCCTCACCCTTCCCCGACGAGTGCTGCACGCAAGTTGGCTTTGGCTCTGGCCGAGTCGGCCCACAAGGCCAGCCGCGGCTCCCAGAGATCAAGAAGTCACCGGGCTCACCCTCTCCAAAGACAGGAAGCCCAGGACCGACCCCCCCGGCCCTCTGCCCTAGAGCTCAACGTCTACCCGCAGAAGTGGATGCTGGAGGAGAACCCGAATCCGGTCCAATTCCTGCCCGCTCACGTCTACTCGCAGCCGATGCCGCTTGTTGAAGGACCGGACAGCTCGTCTAACTTCACTCCTAATGTCAGCCCGCTCGGGTCAGGGAGCCTGGACGAGGGCAGTGCGGGCAGGAGGGGCTCCAGACCAGGGGACGTCACACCGGAGGAACCCACCTACCACAGTGTTGGCGTCTCAACGCCTACTGAGCCCCTCTGCTCCATCCACAGCCCCCTGACCTCCCCCATATATGCCAACGCGGACACCATTGATGTTTTCAATTTCCGCGCCATTCTGGCCGAGACCTCCATGCCTGCCTCTATCGATGAAGTCCTTCCACGTCCGTTCCAGTCTGCGTCACCCCTTCGTTACAACTACAGAGCCCAAGTCCAGCATGACGACGTCTATCACAACCTCAACCGTCAGCATCCTCAACCTGGAAGAATACTGCAGTATCCTCGAGCCATGGCTTTGCCCCATCACCTCATGTACAGGCAGTCCTCAGAGAACCGCTACAGCTCTTCGGGCTTAAGACACCCCTTGTCACCTCAGTACAGACGCTACCAGCGAGGTGAGCACCTTCTGGGTGCCAGACAGCGACAACAAAGCCCCTGGCAGAGGTCGGATGATGGACTCGCCCTGCACCCTGCCATCAGGAGGGCTCGCTCCTTCCACGCCCCGCAGATTAGTCGCCATGACTTCCCCACCAGTGACCTCACGCCTACTGACACCATGTTTCATTCTGGACAGGGCGTGCCCTATCAGAGGCTGCTTCAGTTCGAGGACGTGCAGGTCCTCCATAATAACCCATACTCGGACCTGCGTTATCCCGCGGATCCCTTCCAACGCAACAGTCAGCCTTGCAGGGCGCGTTCCACGAAGGAAAGAACGTCGTCCGACTTCTACCACTACTCTCCTCGCCTTGGCCACCCCCAAGACAAGGCGGTCTACATGGACTCAGAAAGATTTTCTTGTCAGAAGCACGAGAATGAAAGTGGGCGTAAAAACCTGTGCTCGCCACAATCTCCCTACAACAGCCCCGTCTCGCCGACTGACTCGATGGGACGGGAGATAAAGCACATCAGGAGTAAGTCGGATCCTGGAAACGGGATGCTCTCCTCAGACAGAAGGGAAAACCAAGCAGCTGCAAAATCCATATCGCAAGGGTCCCACCTGACGGAGCATGAAATCGCTCGACAGTCAGCAAAACCTGGCCCGGCCCGTCGCGTCGTCAAAGACGGCACCGTGCAGCAGGCGCCGCTTCGCAAAATCCCCTCATTTCCCGAGAGGAGCCACGCTAACCCGACCAAGCGGGGCGACAGTGGCCCGAAACGAGGCCACAAGGCAGACCGGGTAGAGATgcccggcggcggcggcggctacCGGGCATCGATGAGAGGTGACCTCCTCAGGAGGCCCGAGCGCTCGCAGAGCACCAGAGAGAGTCGCCACCATTATGCCAAATCGCCGCCGGATGCTGAGCACGCTGGATCCTTTTCCACTCAGCTCAACAGAAGGACTCAGAGCACTAAAGCCAGGCCCACACAATATGACCACATGCCGGGGGGGCACTACGCCGCTCCCAGGCCTAAACCCACAAGAGCCAGTAAAGCCGGGTCAGGATTTTGGCCGGGCCAGGACGGCGTGGCTTCCCACGGACACGGACTGCTGTCCAAGGCTCTGGCTCAGGAAGCTTTTTATCACTCTCCAGTCCGAACACAAGCTGGAGTCCACGAGTGA